In Shewanella sp. MR-4, the genomic stretch AATCGTCTTCGCATGAGACATCAAGTAATCGATGCTGTTTTTAGCAAATTCAAATGCTTTAACCGAGATTTCATTAACAGGTAAAAAACTCTGTTTATTTGGGTCATAATTTAATGCAACTTGATAGATGAGACCTAACTTACAGGCCAATACTTCGTATTTGCCAATCTGACTGTGCATCAAATGTTTCGGGCTATACTTGCTACGCTCCGACTTCAAGTACACCAACCACTTGTAATATTCTTCTTCAGCTTTACTAGAGAAATACACAACCAAATGATCGCCTTTGTAATTAGCTTCACGTTTAGGATCCCACATAGCTAGCGCATCAAAGAATTTCTTAGATGTAATGGGTTTCAACCTTGAAAAACCGCCTGAAGTATTTTTACATTTGCAATACGAAGACAGCGGTGATCCCATAAATGCGGTTACAGGCAACACCATGAATTGAAACCGATTCAGTAACCCATCGTTACCAATACCTGCATGCGCATTGTTGATGAATGGAGCTAATACATCAGGCTGAATACCCAGAGTCACTGACACAACTGCATTTTTAATTAATTTATCGTTTTTTGTTGCACGACTGACGTTAAGATGTCCAGTGCCTGACTCACTGTTAAGAAATACAGCACGCATTGCTGATGAAACTGAGTTTTTACCTTCTAAGCCTTTCAAGAATGCGCCTCCTTCATCTCCCATATAAGCAATCGGACATCCAAGCGTCATAACCTGATACAACGCAGGTAACGTGGTATCTGTCGTCATGTAAACACCACGATTCTTTGTAGACTTTGGAACTATACTCAAGAGCTTTTGTTCACATTCCTTTTCGATCACATCAATTGGAAGGTACATATCAACCTCATCATCGCTCAGCGTTTTGTTCAAATGATTTTTCAATCGACGTTCTATCGCTTTTGCCACCATTTCTTCTTTGCGCTCTTGATTTTCATCACGTCGATACATACAGCTAGCTGCACTCTCAAATGACATTTGCATCGCTGGAGTTTTACCTGTTGCAGGATGACCAACATTCATAGACCAAATATTGGGGGCATACGCAGTTGGAGCGTTTTTATTTAAGCTGACCCTAAAATCTTGTGTAAGAATAGTACTGATAAGCCCTATATTTGTACTTACTAAATAATCTAGATTGTTGTTACCTGCTACCCCAATAGACTTTGCCATTTTGAGCAATACTGAAGGGATTGTTTTTTCATTTATTTCCTTTGCATAAAAACTAACGTTCTCAAAAGATTTTGGTTCCAACCAACCTTCATACTCAACTTGATTTGCCACCTCAAAAATAGTCAACACCTTCGCATCGCTCGATAGAGCGATACCTGAACGTCTTAGACGTATTTTTGAGGACACTATTAACTCGCAACTGGGTAATGAATCCTTTATAGACTTTAATTGGTTGCGGTCATCTTTCGAACCTTCGCAACAGAAAACCGCAACTAAACTACCATTTCTTTTGTAGCAGTAAGTTGCCCGTTTCATCTTGTATGCAAATTCTTCTAGTCCCAAATCAACATCACCTTTAGACCAGATTGCTTTTACAAAGAATTGATCAGTATTGCAGGGACGTATGAAGACTACTTTAGCCTGTTTTATCTCTTTAAAGGCAATCTTGGCCCCATTAGCATCAACAAGTCTGACTTGGTTGAAGCTTTGACTTTCTCCCATTAAGAGCATCATAACCTCATGAACGATCGTTCTTTTGTTCTGTGGACATGCTTTTACTACTGACAGTGTTTTCATATTGTTAGTAACCATCTGGATTTCCTCTAGTTGTAATCTCAGTTTTATTTCAAAGTACAAAGTCGACGATGAAAATCATAACCAATTGATTTGAATGAGTATTCCATTCTTTTCAAAATAGTTATCCCACATGGAATAGAGTTTGATAGCTGAACATAAGGTGGGAGAACTTTTAAAAATGTGCTAAATATGCAAACATAATCAACGAGTTATTAAATAATAAATTTTAGTTTTTTTGTGATTTAAATATTTATGGAAAAATTTTATTAAACTGTCTTAGCAAATAAGGTGGGAACCCGCAGAATAGCTAGTGGGAATGATAGACATACTAGGCAAAGAATTGATGGGAAAAAAAATAGTTCAAGAAGATAAAGCACAAAACATCATAAACAACAAAATTTAAATAAAAAAATCAGGCAATTAGAAAAAATCAAGGAGTGAAGAGATATGGAAAACTCAAAATCTAAGGTTGAATTTAAGGGAAAACAAGGTAATCCACTTATTTTATCAAAAAAGATGATTGATCGAACTCTGCTAAAAATACACATGCCAACGTGCTTGAATGCCGATTTTTCAAAATTTTCTAAAAATTCAGGGGAAGATAATTATGCTAACCATGTATTAAATATCATTTCCGCAAGAGAGCTCAGCCTTGACGAAATGAAATTAGCTCTGTTCTTATTCGAGAGATATTTTCAAGAAAAAAATGCCACTGAACTCGAACTATTCTATCTCCCCAACCCTGAAAGCCTACAACAAACTACACCCATACTAAAATACATATATGCAAAGTCTCCATCAAAAAGTAAAGTTCATAAATATCCAGCACCGACTAAATCTCTTGCGGACATACTAAAAAAATATAACATTTTATTAGAAAACGATAAAAATTTATTGGAATATCTAAGAAAACTCCATAACTTGGGCTTGGTCACGATCACCGAAGTAAAATATCCTCCTGAAAATGAAAAGGGAATGAAAAAAAATCACAACAATTCAGATGAATACGTTTTTGTAGAACTAAATTTAGGAGTCTACTCTGCAAAAATTCATACCCGCTGGGGTAAACCCAAAAAAGAAAAAACAGTTGCTAAGCATAAATTAAGCATCGCTGAAGTGAGCTTGTCCTATATCGCTGCAAATAAAAAGTAGTGGCAGCAATTTAAATATCTCCTTACCGTGTCAAATATAGCGGCTGAAAAATAACCGCACTTGTGATACCATACTCTTACAGTGTGGTATCACTATTCCCTTCTTTTTCAATCCCCTAGCAACATATCAATCTATTCTTACTGGAGTTATCTATGACTACAGCGACTGCTTATGCGCTCTATTTGAGCCGTCTTGCGCCCAATAGTCAGCGCTCGATTGCTTCGCAGATGCGCAGCATTGCACAGCTGATGGACTGGCCTGACGCGACAATAGGCAAGCAACTCAGCAGCATTAACTATCAACAAGCGATGCAGATACGCGCATTGCTGATACACGAGCAGTGGTCGGCGCGCTCGATTAACCGTGCGATGACTGCAATTAAGAGTATTGTCAAAGTCGCGGCCTTGATGGGTGAAGCCGATATGCAGCAAGTCGCGCATATCAATAGCATCGCTAACATGAAACACGGTGCCCATCAGGGCAATCCCCTGAGTGCAGAGCAAGTCACTAAGCTACTCGCCTTGCTTTCCAAGCGCCAAGACACGTATGGACTTCGCACGTTAGCTATCTTTGCACTGTTCCTCGGAACGGGGTTGCGCCGTAGTGAGCTTGCGGCACTGATGCTCGCTGATTATGACAGTGCAACATCAACGATTAAGGTGGTTGCGGGTAAAGGTAATAAGAGCCGTATTCTGTTCTTACCCAATTGGGTTGAGCAGCATGTCATCGCTTGGCTCAACGTGCGCAAGATGCAATTGGGGCCACTCATTTGCCACTGTCGCACGACTGGCATTATCGTCCATTACCGCCCCGTGAGTCAGGATGCGCTCTATCGGTTAGTCAAAGACAAGCTAGGGGATATCGGCGTAATGGGTGCATCACCCCATGACTTACGCCGCACCTTTATTACTCGGCTACTGGAGCAAAACGTTGATATCAACACCGTGCGCCAAATGGCAGGTCATGCGGATATCAGCACCACCACTATTTACGACAAACGCGGTGATGCGTTTATGCGTGAAGCCGCTGCCACCCTGAACTATGTGTCAGCACCGAACGAACGGGGCGGGAAAACAAGATGCTAAAGCGTGCAAAATCACCCCGTAAATGGCGCGCCAATCATTGCCACTACCTCGCATCGCAGTTTAGTGAAGCATTGATTTTTGCCGTCATAACCGTCGATAAAGCGGTGCCATCCTCAATACTGGGCGCAATCACAGGCGAGCAGATTGAGCCGTTTCTTCGCCTGAGCCTAGAGGATGCATCACTCAAGCTACCAAGCAAAGACCGGGCACCGCTCAACACGGCAACGGTTAAGCATAACGCGCAGTTTCTTGGTCAGTTGTTTGGCTTAATGCCGCAGATGCAACCTGTAGTTGAGTTCTTGATTGTCATCAATGCCAATGCCGGACTCAGGGAGTTAACCGAGTTCCTGATTGATGATGACTTTGATGTACTTGAACGCATGCTACTGGCTAAGACAACCCTTGATTTAGAGGTCATTCTGTCGCAGTTGGCGGTGTTCGAGCGTTACCAACTGATTGCAGAAGCGACCTTGGGTGCACCTTATCGATTGCTGTTCCCAAGCGTACTGGTATCCATTTTAGTGTCGCAGAAGTTAACCAGCGCGGTCGACTTCTTAGCCCCCATGCTCAGCAAAAGCCCCGAGGCACAATTTAGTCTGTCGCAATTTGGGCATGTGAACACTGACTTACTGGCTAACTACCTTGCGGCCATTACTCAAAAGCCCTCGGTAGGCGTCAATATCCTGCTCTATGGTAAAGCGGGTACAGGTAAAACTGAGCTGGCTCGGACATTGGCAAAGACGATTAAGCGCAATCTACTGGAAGTCCAAAGTCAGCAGTTAATCGAGAGCCAATACCGAAATGACAACATTGCAAAGGCAACCAGCATACGCCTTGCTCACCTGAACTTGTTACAAGGTCTACTGGCTCACAGCAATGACAGCTTGTTATTGGTCGATGAGTGTGAAGCATTATTTGTGCAAGTCGATGAACAGTATTCCAAAGAACAATTGATGCAAGCGCTAGAGCAAAACCCTGTCCCTGCCATTTGGATTACCAACCATGTTGGCTTGTTAGAACCTAGCTTTATTCGCCGTTTTAAGTTGGTGATGGAAGTCCCTGTACCCGATGAACCCTTTGCCTATGCCATTAATGAGCACTTACTGACACCGCTTAAGGTATCACAGGACTATCACCTGCTACTGGCAGAAAAGCCCAATGTCACCCCCGCCATGGTTGGTAATGCTGCCCATGTGGCGATGACACTCAAACTCAAAGGTGCAAAGGCGGAAGTCCTTATCGATGAAGTGATTGATGCCGCCCTAGAAGCCTGTGGTGAAGAAGCGCCGCCGCCAAAGTATCAAGGGGAGCTGGCGTTCGATAGCAACATGGTCAACTTCAAGGGCAGTGATGATGTGACAAGTATGACTACCGATGAAACACTGGCCTCGATTAACCATGCCGTTAAGCAGGCCATGCCAATTAGGGTGATGCTGAGTGGTCCCCCTGGTACGGGCAAGACTGCATGGGTACATCACTTAGCTGAAACCCACGGGTTTGAGCTGATGCACATCAAATGCTCTGATGTACTCAGTAAGTATGTCGGGGACAGCGAGCAGAACATCGCTAGGCTCTTCAGAGAAGCACACAGACAGCAAAAGCTGATGCTCATCGATGAAGTCGATAGCTTGCTCAGCAAACGCGATAGCGCTCAAGCGCTGCATGAAGTGCAGCTCGTTAACGAACTGCTATCACAGCTTGAATGCAACACTCTACCCGTGTTCGCTGCAACCAATGCGCTTTCCAGTATTGATAGTGCGGTCATGCGCCGATTTGATTTCAAGTTGGTGTGTGACTATTTAACGAGTGACCAACGGCAAGCAATGTATAGGCAAGTCCTTGGCATTAAGCGCCTAACTCATGAAGAAGTCTCAACCCTAAACACCCTAAACCAATTAACGCCCGGCGACTTTGCCATCTTAACAAGACGCCAACGTTTTGAACCCAAGCGCGACCACCGCGCAACCGCCCTTGCGCTCCTCACCACCGAGAACAGCCGCAAACAAGGGCAACCTCGTATCGGATTTATCCGCTAACACCCACTAAAGGAAACACACCATGACCACAGTATTGAGTTCTCTCAAGGTAATCGCTCGCCCTGAAATTGCCCCTAAGCCACCTGTGCTCGGCAAACGGATGAAGTTACTCGACAAGCTAGACCAGCAATTGTCTCTAGCCGAATGCATGATTGAAGGCCGTGAATTTGAAGCCTACAAAGAGCGCTCGGTTAAAGACCCAGAGACTGGTGAGCGTAAGAAAATTCGCCGCCGTTACATCGTCCGACCTTGGTTCTATGACAGCAACGAGCACTACTACTTTGAAGTGCGAATTAGTAACAAACCCATCGAACTGGAAAAAGGTTGCCCTGCTATTGATGTGGGTGAAAAGGCCAACTTGCCAGCGGTAATTAAGGTGCTGATTGATGCCGTGGAGAAAGGCGAGTTAGACGAGCAGTTACTCGCCCCCGCACCCAAGATAGGCAAGAAGGCTAAAACCGATAAGACGTCAGCTAACACCGAGAAACAGACCACCAAACCAAGTAAGTGACAACTCACATCACCCACATTTCATACCAACAACAGGGGGACATGATGCCCCCTTTGTTTTGCCACTTTTGAGGGTTACATAATGAAAACCATTAATACCGACCTACCATTACCCGTGTCTCCTGTCTTTGCCAAAGCTCTGGCAGAACTCGTGAAAAATATTGATAGCAACGCTGTCACCATTAACTTTCGCGACCCCGATTACAGTCCACAAATAGGTGGCTTTCATCCTGTGGAAATCAGGCTAGAGAAAGGTGCTGACCAATGGCAGTTATGCTACATCACCGACTTTTGCTATGTCGGCTACGCGGGACAATGGGAATTAGTGAAAGAGTTGGACTTTGACTTTAGCTGCGGCGTGTTTCAATCCATTAGTGGCTTGTTAGTCATTGAAGCGGCGGCAGAGCTTTACCCCATTTGGGAGCAAAACTTCTTGTGTTACTGGCAGGAAATGGACGTTTTTAATGTCAGTATTTCGACAGACTAACCCTCAAAACACTCAAAATGTGGCATCGGCACATATCAAACCAGATAAAGTCGACTAGACTGAGGCTCGAGCAGGAAATGGTTTCCTCGCTTGCGCTATGCAATGCCTTAAAGAAGAAGGAGCAACCTCATGTCAGGATGGTATGAATTAAGCAAAAGCAGTAACGATCAATTTAAGTTTGTGCTTAAGGCTGGTAACGGAGAAGTCATCCTCACCAGCGAACTCTACACGGGTAAGAGTGGTGCCATGAATGGTATCGAATCCGTTCAAACCAACTCCCCTATCGAAGCCCGATATGCCAAAGAAGTGGCGAAAAACGATAAGCCGTACTTCAACCTAAAAGCCGCGAACCATCAGATCATTGGCACCAGCCAAATGTATTCGAGTACCGCAGCAAGGGACAACGGGATCAAGTCGGTAATGGAGAATGGGAAAACCACGACGATTAAAGATCTAACCTAGTTCGGTATGTGCAGAGTGGTGGATCTTGAAGGGCATGTGTGTATCAACAAAAAGCAGGACTTAAAGCGGTAAGTATCTAACAATGCTGGATTTTAGATACAAAAAAACCGACTTAATGTCGGCGGTATGTATGGTACCAGAGGACGGACTCGAACCGTCACGCTTTTAAGGGCGGTGGATTTTGAATCCACTGTGTCTACCGATTTCACCACTCTGGCACAACTTTGGAGCTTCAAAAACTTTGCAAATCTTTGCAAGGCTTTTGCGTGTTAATTATTTCAAATTAACTCTTAATAACAACAGCTTAGTGAAGTTTAATATCGTAACGCAGTGACTTTTGAATCCGCTGTGTCTACCGATTTCACCACTCTGGCATCAATATTTAGAGCTAACAAAAACAAGCAGCTGGCTCTAAGTGCTGGGAATTATACCTTTGCCTTTGACAATGGCAAGCCCTTTTCAAAGGCAGGGTAGCAAATTAGTTTTAACCGCTCAAAAATCCAACTCTGATAAACCAAGGCCGGTTATTCGGCGCCATGGGCGAGTAAAAATTGGGTGTATTCTTTATCGCTCTTTTGAATATGATTGACTAGCCAGGCTTTTAAAAATGCCATGAGTTCATCGGCTACATCTTCACCTCTACCTACCCGCTTTTGAAAGTCAAGTACTTGATCAACGAGTTGAGCATGTTTTTCTTTGTGGGCCACGGTTTGAGGATAGCCAAAACGTGCAAACAGTTCTTCTTCATAGGAGAAATGGTTCGCGGTGTAATCCACCAGCCCTTGGACGATACGCTTAATCGCCTCAAGCCCATATGCCTCACTTAAGGTCCGGTGTAATTCATTGATTAATGAGACTAAGCGTTGGTGCTGACGGTTAATCTCTGGCATGCCGATATCAAGCTCTGGCCCCCATTTTACGAATAACTTGCTCTGGGCTTCGTTAGAGTTAAACATCTTGGCATCAACTTGGAATCGATGCAGCAGGGAGCCAATTTCCTGCGACATGTTATACACCTTAAGACTGGATAAGTTAGTGTGGTTGGTATGGCGTGCATTTTTTAGGGCGAGATCGGCCATTACGCTGATATTTTTGTTAATCTCCTCAGCAACCGCATGCTGTTCTTCCGAGGCCGTTGCGATTTGGTGAGACATATCGGTAATGCTCTCAACCTGAGTCACTATATCCCCCAGAGCTTGATGAGCTTGATCAACCATCAGGGCAGTTTCGTCGGCGATGGTGACATTCTTGAGCATCACTTCCACACTCTGCTGCGCGCCCTTTTGCAGCGTTGTAATCTGCTGCTGAATTTCGGCGGTGGCCTCTGAGGTACGTTTAGCTAAGTTACGCACTTCATCGGCGACGACCGCAAAGCCACGGCCATGTTCACCGGCGCGCGCACTCTCAATCGCCGCATTGAGTGCCAATAGGTTTGTTTGTTCAGCCACTTGGGAGATGGTTTCGATAATACTACTAATGCTATTGGTATCGGCGGCGAGGTGCTCGATAACGCCTTTAGTTTGATGAATTTGCGATTTCATATCGCTGATTTTATTTACGATAGTACCAATTAACTCATCACCGTGTTTCGCCGAGCCTTGGGCAATATCGGCCGCTTGAGCCGTAGTAGCAGCATTGTGTGACACTTCTTGTACGGTGGAGACCATCTGCGTCATTGCCGTTGCGGCCAACTCGGTTTGACGTTCCTGCTCGAGCACGCCCTGTTTTGCCTGTTCGCTGATCGTTTTAATATCGGTCGCGACTTTCTTCATCCACTCACTCGTATCGACGAGGGAGAGAATAGTGCGGCTGACATCCTCCCCCATGCGGTTGATGCTATGG encodes the following:
- a CDS encoding YegP family protein, whose amino-acid sequence is MSGWYELSKSSNDQFKFVLKAGNGEVILTSELYTGKSGAMNGIESVQTNSPIEARYAKEVAKNDKPYFNLKAANHQIIGTSQMYSSTAARDNGIKSVMENGKTTTIKDLT
- a CDS encoding DUF2787 family protein, coding for MKTINTDLPLPVSPVFAKALAELVKNIDSNAVTINFRDPDYSPQIGGFHPVEIRLEKGADQWQLCYITDFCYVGYAGQWELVKELDFDFSCGVFQSISGLLVIEAAAELYPIWEQNFLCYWQEMDVFNVSISTD
- a CDS encoding bacteriohemerythrin; translation: MADISVNKGSMGYGIIFAPMILFLYPLYCLVTSAYWVATFSLIALAVILFLNLNKLIRNLRHLERAAHHLGEGDLSYQLDEKDAGVFISVVHSINRMGEDVSRTILSLVDTSEWMKKVATDIKTISEQAKQGVLEQERQTELAATAMTQMVSTVQEVSHNAATTAQAADIAQGSAKHGDELIGTIVNKISDMKSQIHQTKGVIEHLAADTNSISSIIETISQVAEQTNLLALNAAIESARAGEHGRGFAVVADEVRNLAKRTSEATAEIQQQITTLQKGAQQSVEVMLKNVTIADETALMVDQAHQALGDIVTQVESITDMSHQIATASEEQHAVAEEINKNISVMADLALKNARHTNHTNLSSLKVYNMSQEIGSLLHRFQVDAKMFNSNEAQSKLFVKWGPELDIGMPEINRQHQRLVSLINELHRTLSEAYGLEAIKRIVQGLVDYTANHFSYEEELFARFGYPQTVAHKEKHAQLVDQVLDFQKRVGRGEDVADELMAFLKAWLVNHIQKSDKEYTQFLLAHGAE
- a CDS encoding AAA family ATPase; this encodes MLKRAKSPRKWRANHCHYLASQFSEALIFAVITVDKAVPSSILGAITGEQIEPFLRLSLEDASLKLPSKDRAPLNTATVKHNAQFLGQLFGLMPQMQPVVEFLIVINANAGLRELTEFLIDDDFDVLERMLLAKTTLDLEVILSQLAVFERYQLIAEATLGAPYRLLFPSVLVSILVSQKLTSAVDFLAPMLSKSPEAQFSLSQFGHVNTDLLANYLAAITQKPSVGVNILLYGKAGTGKTELARTLAKTIKRNLLEVQSQQLIESQYRNDNIAKATSIRLAHLNLLQGLLAHSNDSLLLVDECEALFVQVDEQYSKEQLMQALEQNPVPAIWITNHVGLLEPSFIRRFKLVMEVPVPDEPFAYAINEHLLTPLKVSQDYHLLLAEKPNVTPAMVGNAAHVAMTLKLKGAKAEVLIDEVIDAALEACGEEAPPPKYQGELAFDSNMVNFKGSDDVTSMTTDETLASINHAVKQAMPIRVMLSGPPGTGKTAWVHHLAETHGFELMHIKCSDVLSKYVGDSEQNIARLFREAHRQQKLMLIDEVDSLLSKRDSAQALHEVQLVNELLSQLECNTLPVFAATNALSSIDSAVMRRFDFKLVCDYLTSDQRQAMYRQVLGIKRLTHEEVSTLNTLNQLTPGDFAILTRRQRFEPKRDHRATALALLTTENSRKQGQPRIGFIR
- a CDS encoding tyrosine-type recombinase/integrase is translated as MTTATAYALYLSRLAPNSQRSIASQMRSIAQLMDWPDATIGKQLSSINYQQAMQIRALLIHEQWSARSINRAMTAIKSIVKVAALMGEADMQQVAHINSIANMKHGAHQGNPLSAEQVTKLLALLSKRQDTYGLRTLAIFALFLGTGLRRSELAALMLADYDSATSTIKVVAGKGNKSRILFLPNWVEQHVIAWLNVRKMQLGPLICHCRTTGIIVHYRPVSQDALYRLVKDKLGDIGVMGASPHDLRRTFITRLLEQNVDINTVRQMAGHADISTTTIYDKRGDAFMREAAATLNYVSAPNERGGKTRC
- a CDS encoding DUF3987 domain-containing protein yields the protein MVTNNMKTLSVVKACPQNKRTIVHEVMMLLMGESQSFNQVRLVDANGAKIAFKEIKQAKVVFIRPCNTDQFFVKAIWSKGDVDLGLEEFAYKMKRATYCYKRNGSLVAVFCCEGSKDDRNQLKSIKDSLPSCELIVSSKIRLRRSGIALSSDAKVLTIFEVANQVEYEGWLEPKSFENVSFYAKEINEKTIPSVLLKMAKSIGVAGNNNLDYLVSTNIGLISTILTQDFRVSLNKNAPTAYAPNIWSMNVGHPATGKTPAMQMSFESAASCMYRRDENQERKEEMVAKAIERRLKNHLNKTLSDDEVDMYLPIDVIEKECEQKLLSIVPKSTKNRGVYMTTDTTLPALYQVMTLGCPIAYMGDEGGAFLKGLEGKNSVSSAMRAVFLNSESGTGHLNVSRATKNDKLIKNAVVSVTLGIQPDVLAPFINNAHAGIGNDGLLNRFQFMVLPVTAFMGSPLSSYCKCKNTSGGFSRLKPITSKKFFDALAMWDPKREANYKGDHLVVYFSSKAEEEYYKWLVYLKSERSKYSPKHLMHSQIGKYEVLACKLGLIYQVALNYDPNKQSFLPVNEISVKAFEFAKNSIDYLMSHAKTIFGGHGEGLALQEQAKSLLDRLKKKAINNKFMTISEMAQCNWKNFSGRGGEAKEAISDALYYLEKYGVVKPIDKNGKRVWHLNPTAIWW